A window from Pyrococcus kukulkanii encodes these proteins:
- a CDS encoding ArsR/SmtB family transcription factor: MSEELGKLLNVLGNETRRRILFLLTKRPYFVSELSQELGVGQKAVLEHLRILEEAGLVESRIEKIPRGRPRKYYMIKKGLRLEILLTPTLFGSEMYEPKDIRKSPEYEQARELIKSQEPIDIKMKELAEFLHELDERIREIIEEKRELEEVKMLVETYIENVMKRISEENRTMMEEIFKEIERVLPPAYARRIKEKFIENL; the protein is encoded by the coding sequence ATGAGTGAAGAGTTGGGAAAATTGCTTAATGTCCTAGGGAATGAGACTAGAAGGAGAATACTATTCCTGCTAACTAAGAGACCCTATTTCGTTAGCGAACTCAGCCAAGAACTTGGCGTTGGTCAAAAGGCCGTGCTTGAACATCTAAGAATACTGGAGGAGGCGGGCCTAGTTGAGAGTAGAATCGAGAAGATACCCAGGGGAAGGCCCAGGAAATATTACATGATAAAGAAAGGACTGAGATTAGAAATACTACTAACTCCAACGCTCTTCGGTTCAGAAATGTACGAGCCTAAGGACATAAGAAAAAGTCCAGAGTACGAACAGGCAAGAGAACTAATAAAGTCTCAAGAGCCCATTGACATTAAAATGAAAGAGCTCGCAGAGTTCCTACATGAGCTAGATGAGAGGATAAGGGAGATCATAGAGGAGAAGAGAGAGCTTGAGGAAGTAAAGATGTTAGTAGAAACGTACATCGAGAACGTTATGAAAAGAATTTCAGAAGAGAACAGGACTATGATGGAGGAGATATTTAAAGAGATTGAGAGGGTATTACCTCCAGCGTACGCTCGGAGGATCAAGGAGAAGTTCATAGAAAACCTTTAA
- a CDS encoding Gar1/Naf1 family protein, whose protein sequence is MKRLGKVSHYAKQGFLIVRTSWVPSLNDKVIDKNLRFVGIVKDVFGPIKAPYVAIKPKVKDPEKYVGEVLYIDTRKKRREKKQMRKKKKF, encoded by the coding sequence ATGAAGAGGCTAGGAAAAGTTTCCCATTATGCAAAGCAGGGATTCCTGATAGTGAGGACAAGCTGGGTGCCCTCACTCAATGATAAGGTTATTGACAAGAACTTGAGATTCGTTGGGATAGTTAAGGATGTTTTTGGGCCGATTAAAGCCCCATACGTAGCCATCAAGCCAAAAGTTAAAGATCCCGAAAAGTACGTTGGTGAGGTACTCTATATCGACACTAGGAAGAAGAGGAGAGAGAAGAAACAAATGAGGAAAAAGAAAAAGTTCTGA
- a CDS encoding metallophosphoesterase: protein MLIGVISDTHFPKAYFPDKIKDFFKKKGVKYIIHAGDVQDKALIEMLEEIAPVIAVKGNADSFKLPEEEVLKVFDWNILIIHGHQFLSLSSQNLVYKALEVGADILIFGHTHKPYYNEFSYMKKRVTLLNPGSPTLPRFSEPSFAILNLSKDDVDVKFYNVWTL, encoded by the coding sequence ATGTTGATAGGTGTGATTAGTGATACTCACTTCCCTAAGGCTTATTTTCCTGACAAGATTAAGGACTTTTTTAAGAAAAAGGGTGTTAAGTATATAATCCACGCTGGAGATGTGCAGGATAAGGCTCTGATCGAGATGCTCGAAGAAATAGCCCCGGTGATAGCCGTAAAAGGAAATGCTGATTCTTTTAAACTACCAGAGGAAGAAGTCTTGAAGGTGTTCGACTGGAATATCTTAATCATTCATGGACACCAATTTCTCTCATTAAGTTCTCAGAACTTAGTTTACAAAGCCCTTGAAGTAGGGGCAGATATTCTGATATTTGGACACACTCACAAGCCCTACTATAATGAATTTTCTTACATGAAGAAGAGGGTTACTCTCCTTAACCCGGGATCTCCTACCTTACCAAGGTTCAGCGAGCCAAGTTTTGCAATTCTCAACCTGAGTAAGGATGATGTAGATGTGAAGTTTTACAATGTTTGGACATTATAA
- the cas4 gene encoding CRISPR-associated protein Cas4, whose product MIEFYASEALICPRRVWFRLKGFPERWPEIAKPRLEKGVRTHEVLGKVLEERFGFELEKEIILRFPRLGFEIHGRMDAYKEFPIEIKGKSFLPRFPLEYHLAQLNVYLRWSEAEYGYLYYLKLHDDPVKIVNGLNFDNFPRINGKNFKMFEVPYDPTLFKETVKFFYEIRLYLDEDEVPPGTKGSHCKFCPYNYICFSHQLDEFL is encoded by the coding sequence ATGATAGAATTCTACGCCAGTGAAGCTCTAATATGTCCTCGGAGGGTCTGGTTCAGACTAAAGGGATTTCCGGAGAGATGGCCCGAGATTGCCAAGCCAAGGCTTGAGAAAGGAGTCAGAACCCATGAGGTTCTAGGAAAGGTACTTGAAGAGAGGTTTGGATTTGAACTTGAGAAGGAGATTATCTTGAGGTTTCCAAGGTTGGGATTCGAAATCCACGGTAGAATGGATGCCTATAAAGAGTTCCCCATCGAGATAAAGGGAAAGTCTTTCTTACCAAGGTTTCCCCTTGAGTATCATCTCGCCCAATTAAACGTATATCTCAGGTGGAGTGAGGCTGAATATGGCTACCTCTACTATCTTAAGCTTCACGACGATCCAGTTAAAATTGTGAACGGACTTAACTTCGACAATTTCCCCAGGATAAATGGAAAGAACTTCAAGATGTTCGAGGTTCCTTATGATCCTACACTGTTCAAGGAGACGGTGAAGTTCTTCTATGAGATTAGACTCTACTTAGATGAGGATGAGGTACCTCCAGGAACGAAAGGATCCCACTGCAAGTTCTGTCCTTACAATTATATATGCTTCTCTCATCAGCTTGACGAGTTCTTATAA